The nucleotide sequence AACATCTACCTTTCCTTTGCAAACGCCCGGTCGATCATCAAAATCGTTGATCCAACCATCAAGCATCCGAGCATCGAGTCCATCGCCTCTGTCACTACAAAGGCCCTGGGCCTCGTGGCCGCCGGTTGGGACAGCAACGGACACGCCAGCGTCTACGTGTTGGAAACCACTGGACTCCGCGCATTTTCCGCTCCGGACGACGGCGACATGACCAACTATGTGCCGTTGACCTCCTACAACGTGGGCGTGGCTTCGGCGATCTTCTATGACCACGAAGCCAACATCATCTACACAGGCACCAGCAGTGGCGTCACCGCGGCCGATGCCGGGAAGGACAAGATCTCCAGGCTGAATCTCAGCACTGGAGTCGTGGACAACTCCTGGGCCTTGGGCTTCAGCAAGATCAGTGGCCTGGGAATGCGGGGCGGGCAGTTGCTCGCGCTGGATGATCCTGGACAGCTGAACGCCACGCCGGCTACCGGACAAGGAAAGATGAGCCTCCTGGGCGGAGTCAAAGCCCAGATCACTTCGGGCCCGACGCTCGCCAATGGTGCCCAATCACCCAATACCGCTTTCACCAACGACACAACGCCCACCTTTGGCGTGAGTGCCGATCCAAGCGGCAGCGCTTTGGAATGCTCCGTAGGTGGGGCCTGGACAGATTGCACCGCCGGCACTTACACCTCGGCGGTTCTGGCAAACGGACCACAAACATTCTCGGTCCGGCCGGCACCAGCAGGCGTTCCCGTTTCCCGCACGTTCACCGTGGACACAGTGGCACCTGCTGCTCCTGTCTTCACTGCACCGAACAGCGGACAAGTGGTGAATGGCAAGCCCGTACTCGGCGCGACCTTCGAAGCAGGAACGATACTGAGTTGCTCAGTCGATTCCACAGCTGACGCTGACTTCAAAGCCTGCGTACCGGGCGACACCTTCACGCTGACAACAGCGGGTGCACACACCTTGCGGATCCGGAGTACGGATCCTGCCGGAAACGTCGGCCCTGCTGCTGCCTTGACCGTGACAGTGGATCTGACAGCACCGCAGGTGGCGATCACCGCCCCCGCCAGTGGTGCCACAGTGGGTGCCGGGTACCAGTTCCAGTTCGCTTCCACCTCACCGGACGTGGCCGGATTCCGCTGCCGGTTGGGAACGGATGCCTTCACTGCATGCACCTCACCGAAGGTTTACGCGGACATCGCCAACGGCCCGAACAGGTTCGAAGTTGAAGCCCGGGACGGAGCAGGCAACACGACCGTGGCCGGGGTGAACTTCACGGTCTTTGTCGCCGACACAACGCCGCCAACCGTGACAGCAGATCCCATAGGAGGCACCTACGGCCCGTCGAGCAAGATCACGCTCACGGCAAGTGAAGCTGACGCGAAGATCTACTACACCGAAGATGGCAGCACACCCACCACGGCAAGCCCGCAATACACGGCTCCAATTGCGATGGGGAGCAAGACCCTGAAGTACATCGCAGTGGATGCCGCGAACAACGCCTCAGCACCGCAGTCACAGGTGTACGTGTTGGATAACGTTGCGCCAACTGTCACGGCCAACCCCCAGGGAGGCAATCTCGCCCTGGGACAAAGCGTCACTTTGACTACGGAGTCCGGGGCAAAGATCTACTACACAACGGACAACACCACTCCGACTATCTCCAGTCAGGTTGGTACCACCACGGTCACGGTCACACCGACTGCGACCACTACAGTGAAGTACTTCGCCGTTGACACTGTCGGAAACCAGTCCGCTGTAGCCTCGCAGACCTACACGTTGCCTGCTGCCCCAGCCAACACCTGGAAGGACTACAACTCCGATGCCAAGAATGACATCCTGGCGCGGGACGCGGCCGGAACGCTGTGGCTGTACCCGGGCAACGGGACGGGCGGCTGGCTAAGCAAGATCAACACCGGAACCACGTGGAACAACTACAACCTGATCGTTCCAACGCGGGACTTCAGCGGAGACGGCCGGAGCGACGTCTTCGCCCGGGATGCTGCCGGACAACTCTGGCTCTTCAAAGGCAACGGAACAGGCGGTTGGCAGCCGGCAGTTTCTGTTGGAAGTGGTTGGAGCGCAATGACCGCAGTTGTTGCCCCGGGTGATTTCAACGGCGACGGCAAATCGGATCTCCTCGCCAGGGATTCTGCCGGCGTCCTGTGGCTCTACAAGGGCGACGGCCTGGGTAAGTTCACAGCTGGGGCAACCCAGGTTGGGGCCGGCTGGAACGTCATGAACTCCATTTTCAGCACAGGGGACTTCAACGGCGACGGGAAGACCGACATCCTGGCTCGAGACACCGGCGGTGCGTTGTGGCTCTACCCCAGTAATGGCAGCGGAGGCTGGGGCACCCGCACCCAGATCGGCAGCGGGTGGGGCGGCATGACGGCACTCCTTGGCCCAGGCGATTTCAACGGCAACGGCAAGTCCGATGTCCTCGCCCGGGACGCCAATGGCAATCTATGGCTCTATCCAGGTAATGGCACCGGTGGGTGGCTTGCCTGGGGCCAAGTAGGAACCGGTTGGCAAGGATTCACCTCGCTCCCCTAACGGAGCGAACAGCCTGGCTTGCCGTTTCGAGGGGTGCATCGGAGAATATCCGGTGCACCCCTTTCGTTGGCTGGGTTCGGTGAGCGCATCCGTGCTTCCACGGAACGTTTGCCGCAATGAACTAGACTGAGGGTTTGCAAGGACCTCGTGACGCCAGAGTTGCGGGCTGCGGCTGGCGTCAAGAATTCGTCGGCACGAACTACCGAGGAGAGTCTTGACTTTCGACCAGGCAGGCCAACCGGATCTCTCCGTTGTGATCCCGGTCTATAACGGAGAACGGATATTGGCGGCAACAATGGCGCGCCTTTCCGGCTATCTAACCAGTGGCAACTCCGAGATCATCATCGTGGAGAACGGATCTTCCGACAACACACTCAAGGTTGCCCGCGAGCACGCGGTGGACACTCCACACGTGACATTCCACGTTCTCCAAAGCGAAAAAGGGATGGGAAACGCGTACCGGAGGGGCATCGAGGCCAGTTCCGGACGCCGTGTCCTCCTGACCGCCGATGATCTTCCCTTCGGGACCGATGATCTTGACGAGGACGCGAAGCTCGAACCAAAACCGCATGTGGTCATAGGTTCCAAAGCGCACAAAAATTCAAAAATCCAGCGCAGCCCCCTCCGCGGACTCACCACTTTCGGGTTCAAGACTCTCCGACAGGTGATTCTGGGGTCCAAGGTCGGTGACTCCCAGGGAACGCTCATCGTCGACGGCGGCTGGTTGCGGAACATGGTGGACCGTTTTGACGATCCTGGTTTCCTTTTCAGCACCCAGGTTGTCTACGCCGCCGAAAAGCAGGGCTTCGACATAGTGGAAGTGCCCGTTACTTTGGCGCCCGATGACGAACCCGGCGAAACCACCATCCGGACTGCCGACGTCGTAAAGATGTTCAAGGGTCTGGTTGCCATGCGCCGGCGCAAGAGCGAACTGGCAGCTGCTCCCAGCGCGGGGACACACGCCCCATGACGGGATCGATCGCAGAAACACCGTCGAACGACAACGACGTGAATTTGGAACAGCCTCCGGTCAAGACCACCAAAGCCAAACTGGTGGATTTTGCCCGTCGCGCCCTGGTGGTCATCGTCTTTGCCGCTGCGGTGTACTTCATCGCAGTCCAATGGCCACAGGTCCAAGCCACGGTCTTTGCCCTGCAATGGTGGCAGGTGCTGCTTTCGCTGCTTGCCCTCATCCCCGGGGTTCTTCTGGGCATGTACATGTGGCGGGTTGTCATGGCCAGCCTGTTGAGGTCTGTTGACATCGAGCCGCAGGGCCTGGTCCTGAACCAGATCTACCTCGTAGGCCAGATCGGTAAATATCTTCCCGGCTCCGTCTGGGCGTTCGTCCTCCAGATGGAGCTCGGCCGAAAAAACGGCATCGCGCGGGCCCAGGTCTTCGTAGCTTCCTTGGTCAGTACCGGCATCACCATCGGCGCAGCTTTGGTGGTTGGAGCTTCAGCCCTGCCAATCCTTGTCCAGCGGGAACCGAACCTGCAATGGTTGTACGTCATCCTCCCCGTCGTGATTCTGGCGATGAACCCAAACGTTGTGACCTTCCTGGTCAACTTCGTGCTCAAGGTATTCCGCCGGCCACCGCTGCCTGAGCGGATACAGGCCAACACCATGGTCAAAGCCTTCATCCTCGGCGTCCTCATGTACCTGTGCTTCGGCCTGCACCTGTGGATCCTGGTAGGTCACGAGGCAACCCTGGACCTGGCGACGTTCCTGGTCCTCACCGGTGCCCTCGCTCTCGGGATGACCCTCGGGGTGCTGGCCTTCCTGCTGCCCGCTGGAGTTGGCGCACGGGAAGCCATCCTGATCCTTGCCCTGGCGGGGATGATGAGCGCCGGTGCCGCAACCGCAATCGCCGCGCTTTCCCGGATCATGTTCACTGTTGCGGACCTGCTCTGCGTAGGAATCGCCTTTGTGCACTTCCGGTGGCGGCAGTCCGCTTCCAAGACCCCCGGAGATTCCACCTCAGAGCCCAGCTGATGCTGTGGGTCTTTTCCACGCCCGGGTGTCTACGATTCCCGGGCGTTCTTCGGGCCAATAATCAAACTTATGCCGCGCGCTAAGGAGCAAGGTACCACCATGACAGCAGTAACCTCCGAGGCCACTGCCCAGCGCCCGCCTGTCACCAAGCGGCGCTACTTCATGAAGCATGATTGGCATTGGGGCATTGTTACCGCCATCATCGCGGCCATCTCGTCCATCATCCCCAGGCTCTTCAATCCCACGTTCTACTACTGGGACGACATGATGCAGTCCTTCCTTCCCTTGTGGCGGCACATGGGTGAGGAGATTCGTTCGGGCAGATTCCCCTTGATGGAACCGGGGGGCTGGGTGGGCGGCAACATTGTGGCCGAGGTCGGTTACGGGATATTCAATCCCGTAAACATCGTCAACTCGGTCATTGTCTCCAACTTCGAGAACCTGTCGCTGGCGAGCTACTTCATCATCGTCCAGTTCATTGCCCTGTTGGCTTTTGGAACGTACATGCTCGCCCGGGACTACGGGTCAAACAGGCCACTGGCCCTGGCTGCCGGTGTAGCGATTCCGTTCAGCGGCTTCACTCTGTTCTACGAGGCGGCCCGCTGGCCCGGCGGTCTCATGGCCTTTGCCTGGATCACGGTTTTCTGGTGGTCAGTGCGCCGCTACGCCCGACGCAACACCTCGCCCTTCCTTCCGTTCCTGCTCGGCTTCCTCACCATGACAGCCGGCAATCCCTACGGAGCCATCGGCGTCATTCTCGTCCTGGCAGCAGTGGCCGTCGAACTGATGCTGATGCGGCACTGGCGACGCCTCATCCCGATCGTCATCGTGGGCGCTCTGGTGGGCCTGACTGCCGTCCTGGTGTACTTCCCCTTGCCCCTCAGCTCTGCCGTAACGGTCCGTCAGCAGAATGAGATCCTGAACGATCTCTTCCTCTCGCCGGACATGTCTTCCCTCCTGACGATGAGCACCTCGTCCATGAGGCCCCGGATCAACAACTTCTGGGCTCCCATCGACAACGTCCCCTCAAGCTACCTGGCATGGTTCGTTCTGCCCCTGCTTCCGTGGTTGGATTTCCGCAGCTTCAGGAACCGGTCCCGCCAGATCTTCAGCATCTATATCATTACGGGTATCTACTTCCTCCTGACGTTTGCCCCGTCACAGGTTCTGGTCTTCCGCTGGCCCATCCGTCTCATCGAGTACGTGTACTTGGGCGTGATCGTCCTTGTCGCCGTAGTGGCCTCAGCAGGCTTGAAAACCACCGCCTGGAAGAAACGGTTGTTCATCACCGTCGCGATCCTCGGCTTCGGAACCTACCGGGCCTGGTCCATGGTTCCGGAGGGCGGCAAGTGGCAGTTCTTCACGCTGGCCGTGACTTTGGTGCTGGTTGTGCTTGCGATCCTGGGATGGAAGCGCTTCGGTTACCGGGGCCTTGCCGCCGTCATGGTGGTCGGAACCATCGCCACCTTGGGCATGCAGTCCCGTCAGTTCGTCCCTAACAATGCAGTTGCAGGTATCGGCTCTCCCGTGGATGCCGATACCCTCCGGGATGCCACCAGCAACTACAAAGGAAACACCATCCAGGTCTTCAACACCATGAAGATCACGGGCGCGGAATTCACCGAGGGACGGCTCCTGTACGGCAACCAGATCCTCAACGCTGACGTCAACAACAGCATGGGCCGCTACAGCGGAATCAGCTTCACGACGTACGTCAATGCCTTGTGCATGAACTACCGCGGCGAAACGTGCCCGCTGGCCTACACCGAGCTGTTCAAACAGGCCTCGCCTGAAATCGACGCCACGTTGG is from Paenarthrobacter nicotinovorans and encodes:
- a CDS encoding chitobiase/beta-hexosaminidase C-terminal domain-containing protein; the encoded protein is MEQSTARKFSQRLLRGKKLTTILAAAALAAAGMTAVVSSTPAFADQQRQVVGTGLTKPAGAVVDPIGRVWVSDSVAGFCRMSEPVNGQPGTLEKATCLGGTLPGATPGPKVPGVSVVLDPTPASVGNGDETVFIPDSSVGSAHLVRAVWNPPLDLFEYSSTLTVLDGDVRPNAVSDGPDGNIYLSFANARSIIKIVDPTIKHPSIESIASVTTKALGLVAAGWDSNGHASVYVLETTGLRAFSAPDDGDMTNYVPLTSYNVGVASAIFYDHEANIIYTGTSSGVTAADAGKDKISRLNLSTGVVDNSWALGFSKISGLGMRGGQLLALDDPGQLNATPATGQGKMSLLGGVKAQITSGPTLANGAQSPNTAFTNDTTPTFGVSADPSGSALECSVGGAWTDCTAGTYTSAVLANGPQTFSVRPAPAGVPVSRTFTVDTVAPAAPVFTAPNSGQVVNGKPVLGATFEAGTILSCSVDSTADADFKACVPGDTFTLTTAGAHTLRIRSTDPAGNVGPAAALTVTVDLTAPQVAITAPASGATVGAGYQFQFASTSPDVAGFRCRLGTDAFTACTSPKVYADIANGPNRFEVEARDGAGNTTVAGVNFTVFVADTTPPTVTADPIGGTYGPSSKITLTASEADAKIYYTEDGSTPTTASPQYTAPIAMGSKTLKYIAVDAANNASAPQSQVYVLDNVAPTVTANPQGGNLALGQSVTLTTESGAKIYYTTDNTTPTISSQVGTTTVTVTPTATTTVKYFAVDTVGNQSAVASQTYTLPAAPANTWKDYNSDAKNDILARDAAGTLWLYPGNGTGGWLSKINTGTTWNNYNLIVPTRDFSGDGRSDVFARDAAGQLWLFKGNGTGGWQPAVSVGSGWSAMTAVVAPGDFNGDGKSDLLARDSAGVLWLYKGDGLGKFTAGATQVGAGWNVMNSIFSTGDFNGDGKTDILARDTGGALWLYPSNGSGGWGTRTQIGSGWGGMTALLGPGDFNGNGKSDVLARDANGNLWLYPGNGTGGWLAWGQVGTGWQGFTSLP
- a CDS encoding glycosyltransferase, whose product is MTFDQAGQPDLSVVIPVYNGERILAATMARLSGYLTSGNSEIIIVENGSSDNTLKVAREHAVDTPHVTFHVLQSEKGMGNAYRRGIEASSGRRVLLTADDLPFGTDDLDEDAKLEPKPHVVIGSKAHKNSKIQRSPLRGLTTFGFKTLRQVILGSKVGDSQGTLIVDGGWLRNMVDRFDDPGFLFSTQVVYAAEKQGFDIVEVPVTLAPDDEPGETTIRTADVVKMFKGLVAMRRRKSELAAAPSAGTHAP
- a CDS encoding lysylphosphatidylglycerol synthase domain-containing protein, which produces MTGSIAETPSNDNDVNLEQPPVKTTKAKLVDFARRALVVIVFAAAVYFIAVQWPQVQATVFALQWWQVLLSLLALIPGVLLGMYMWRVVMASLLRSVDIEPQGLVLNQIYLVGQIGKYLPGSVWAFVLQMELGRKNGIARAQVFVASLVSTGITIGAALVVGASALPILVQREPNLQWLYVILPVVILAMNPNVVTFLVNFVLKVFRRPPLPERIQANTMVKAFILGVLMYLCFGLHLWILVGHEATLDLATFLVLTGALALGMTLGVLAFLLPAGVGAREAILILALAGMMSAGAATAIAALSRIMFTVADLLCVGIAFVHFRWRQSASKTPGDSTSEPS
- a CDS encoding glycosyltransferase family protein, encoding MTAVTSEATAQRPPVTKRRYFMKHDWHWGIVTAIIAAISSIIPRLFNPTFYYWDDMMQSFLPLWRHMGEEIRSGRFPLMEPGGWVGGNIVAEVGYGIFNPVNIVNSVIVSNFENLSLASYFIIVQFIALLAFGTYMLARDYGSNRPLALAAGVAIPFSGFTLFYEAARWPGGLMAFAWITVFWWSVRRYARRNTSPFLPFLLGFLTMTAGNPYGAIGVILVLAAVAVELMLMRHWRRLIPIVIVGALVGLTAVLVYFPLPLSSAVTVRQQNEILNDLFLSPDMSSLLTMSTSSMRPRINNFWAPIDNVPSSYLAWFVLPLLPWLDFRSFRNRSRQIFSIYIITGIYFLLTFAPSQVLVFRWPIRLIEYVYLGVIVLVAVVASAGLKTTAWKKRLFITVAILGFGTYRAWSMVPEGGKWQFFTLAVTLVLVVLAILGWKRFGYRGLAAVMVVGTIATLGMQSRQFVPNNAVAGIGSPVDADTLRDATSNYKGNTIQVFNTMKITGAEFTEGRLLYGNQILNADVNNSMGRYSGISFTTYVNALCMNYRGETCPLAYTELFKQASPEIDATLADVLQVETVAVQKTLIAPDQLDIAPGWSIVASDETRTILQRQNPLPHPGTVSWVSDGITVQDSVRTGNDEHVQLSGNGNAGKLTFARLAWPGYTVKVDGETQKLTQGPAGVIMVDIPAGAKSVDISFTTPGLTMGLAAQAAAWFGILLFTVFHYVRRYRRGKSAEQVVAEPAEKVTV